Proteins co-encoded in one Fragaria vesca subsp. vesca unplaced genomic scaffold, FraVesHawaii_1.0 scf0512953, whole genome shotgun sequence genomic window:
- the LOC101311061 gene encoding uncharacterized protein LOC101311061: MLRLWLLLLVLFVPLLRRVNSHEESGEWSCESDSGIRIQAQFGPGLITLDGHADDWKDMDGSEFSLLPALDPDAENEYAAGKMTLKALHDGRDVFFMVQVDGDYAYSKGENNKCPSVALMFQIGEAATYHNMGGCKEGVDSCTNKTCKTHEVDIMHFSIGNAIPGRLYGGNPMDNRDGNGGDRFGHLVDLYAWNPHCRYLDGISSSANDSSAQNDWKGAWWHSSLNVHSGFVEEDSPYASDGQKGTFYFEFSRPLRTMDRLQQDAQFTIGGSSKMSVAFWYPVDGKPWHGSGHYSVSCDWVPLDISLKTSMLTKVRQGSSVSAASVFALLLSVISLCASVFIGYWVVRPKTIPFTPMENL, from the exons ATGCTTCGACTATGGCTATTGCTACTAGTACTTTTTGTGCCTCTGCTACGGCGGGTCAACTCGCACGAAGAGTCGGGTGAATGGAGCTGCGAGTCCGACTCAGGCATCCGAATCCAGGCCCAGTTTGGGCCCGGCCTTATCACCCTCGACGGTCACGCCGACGATTGGAAGGACATGGATGGGTCCGagttctctcttctccctgcTCTTGATCCAGATGCTGAAAACGAATACGCAGCTGGAAAGATGACCCTCAAG GCTTTGCATGATGGCCGTGATGTCTTCTTTATGGTTCAAGTTGATGGGGATTACGCTTACTCAAAAGG TGAGAATAACAAATGCCCATCTGTTGCCCTCATGTTTCAAATTGGTGAAGCTGCAACTTATCATAAT ATGGGCGGCTGTAAGGAAGGAGTTGACTCTTGCACAAACAAGACTTGCAAAACCCATGAAGTTGACATTATGCACTTCTCTATTGGAAATGCAATTCCTGGACGTCTCTATGGTGGCAACCCAATGGACAACAGGGATGGAAATGGAGGTGACAG GTTTGGTCATTTGGTTGATCTTTATGCTTGGAACCCACACTGTAGATACCTAGATGGAATTAGCTCTTCAG CAAATGATTCTAGTGCGCAAAATGATTGGAAAGGCGCTTGGTGGCACAGTAGCTTGAATGTTCACTCAG GTTTTGTGGAAGAAGATAGTCCTTATGCATCAGATGGTCAGAAGGgtacattttattttgaattctctAGGCCTTTGAGAACTATGGATCGCCTCCAGCAG GATGCTCAATTCACAATTGGTGGATCAAGTAAGATGTCAGTTGCATTCTGGTATCCTGTTGATGGAAAACCATGGCATGGGTCTGGACACTATTCTGTTAGCTGTGACTGGGTTCCCTTGGATATATCTTTGAAAACCTCAATGCTAACAAAGGTGAGACAAGGAAGTTCAGTCAGTGCTGCTAGTGTTTTTGCCCTTTTGCTATCTGTAATCTCATTATGTGCTTCTGTCTTTATTGGGTATTGGGTTGTCAGACCCAAAACTATCCCCTTCACACCCATGGAAAATCTTTAA